One window from the genome of Crassostrea angulata isolate pt1a10 chromosome 2, ASM2561291v2, whole genome shotgun sequence encodes:
- the LOC128174369 gene encoding multiple epidermal growth factor-like domains protein 10, with the protein MGSNYISLTFLSLFFPTDNVALHMPSYQSYLYKGNVIYDAANAVDGLKSNLSIDGGQCVVSALGHETATWRVDLLSVHYIDHITLYFMTNNQHWDELNTRISSYLGFSLYVSNSTDRLNGILCFKDIEYNKSTIPEVFNTTCRMFGQYIIYYNERLPGVDYPSDYNDDAENDLCEVEVYGCPTLNPDCDVWDPMMCACLVCKPSYMDMEPHHETTDWPFGSYGYYYDEMCGHCKDPTQCSPYTGICLTGCSAGYFGPSCKEECHIGNYGHNCNKTCGHCMDLSQCSTTSGICHTGCSNGYTGGLCKKECDIGLYGYACYNTCGHCIDPAECNHVTGTCRTGCAAGYRGRLCIEHCDVGHYGYNCNETCGHCYEPAQCSNVSGTCRTGCEAGYSGRLCKNECDIGLYGYDCYDTCGHCIDPAECNHVTGTCRTGCAAGYRGRLCIEHCDIGHYGYNCNETCGHCYEPAQCSSVSGTCRTGCEAGYSGRLCKDVDKEKVMAISLYSLIGVVCFLVIIIGALILYIVLTRMSLARNNAMQQQNKEMVPAVYNNTFDAFHNKAYDNEYMEMGEPSYINTNARGLV; encoded by the exons aTGGGGTCAAATTACATTTCCCTAACTTTCCTGAGTTTATTTTTTCCTACAGACAATGTTGCCCTTCACATGCCATCATATCAGAGCTACCTGTATAAAGGCAATGTTATATATGACGCAGCCAATGCAGTAGATGGATTAAAGTCAAACCTAAGCATCGATGGTGGTCAATGCGTTGTATCAGCACTCGGACATGAAACTGCCACCTGGAGAGTGGACCTTCTCAGTGTGCACTACATCGATCACATCACATTGTATTTTATGACGAATAACCAACATTGGG ATGAATTGAACACCAGAATATCTAGTTACCTAGGATTTTCCCTCTATGTGTCCAACTCAACAGATAGATTAAATGGAATACTGTGTTTCAAAGACATTGAATACAATAAAAGTACTATACCAGAGGTATTCAACACGACGTGCCGTATGTTTGGACAATATATCATCTACTACAATGAGAGATTACCTGGAGTTGACTATCCAAGCGACTACAATGATGATGCTGAGAACGATCTTTGTGAGGTAGAGGTATATG GGTGTCCAACACTAAACCCGGATTGTGATGTATGGGATCCAATGATGTGTGCCTGTCTGGTCTGTAAACCCAGCTACATGGACATGGAACCACACCATGAAACAa CAGATTGGCCATTTGGTTCATATGGATACTACTATGATGAAATGTGTGGTCATTGTAAAGATCCGACTCAATGTTCCCCTTATACTGGAATATGTCTAACAGGATGTAGTGCTGGATATTTTGGACCGTCGTGCAAAGAAG AGTGTCATATTGGTAATTATGGACACAACTGCAATAAAACATGTGGTCATTGCATGGATCTATCTCAATGCTCCACTACGAGTGGAATCTGTCATACGGGATGTTCTAATGGGTACACTGGAGGTTTGTGCAAAAAAG AATGTGACATTGGTCTCTACGGATATGCATGTTATAATACGTGTGGTCACTGCATTGATCCGGCAGAATGTAACCATGTCACTGGAACATGTCGTACAGGGTGTGCAGCTGGATATCGCGGACGTTTGTGCATAGAAC ACTGTGATGTTGGTCATTATGGGTACAATTGCAACGAGACATGTGGCCACTGTTATGAACCAGCACAATGTTCTAATGTCTCTGGAACCTGTAGAACTGGATGTGAAGCAGGATATTCAGGAAGATTGTGCAAGAACG AATGTGACATTGGTCTCTATGGATATGATTGTTATGATACGTGTGGCCACTGCATTGATCCAGCAGAGTGTAACCATGTCACTGGAACATGTCGCACAGGGTGTGCAGCTGGATATCGCGGACGTTTGTGCATAGAAC ATTGTGACATTGGTCATTATGGGTACAATTGCAACGAGACATGTGGCCACTGTTATGAACCAGCTCAATGTTCTAGTGTCTCTGGAACCTGTCGAACTGGATGTGAAGCTGGATATTCAGGAAGATTGTGCAAGGACG TTGATAAAGAAAAAGTCATGGCGATTTCTCTATACAGCCTGATCGGTGTTGTATGTTTCTTGGTTATCATCATCGGAGCTCTAATCTTATATATTGTACTGACAAG gatGTCATTAGCGAGAAACAACGCAATGCAACAACAAAATAAGGAAATGGTTCCAGCTGTGTATAACAACACTTTTGATGCTTTCCACAACAAGGCGTACGATAACGAATATATGGAAATGGGAGAGCCATCTTATATCAACACGAATGCTAGAGGCCTGGTTTAA